A region from the Haloarcula limicola genome encodes:
- a CDS encoding DUF6360 family protein gives MADRIMKVNAYTTFDLLDGTVEGHGFDEEALAVLNVTAPRENPDHVSLQLEMDNTQLDAVKPHADSVTLSADQARELAAELEEYAEKVEAAQSE, from the coding sequence ATGGCAGACCGCATCATGAAGGTCAACGCGTACACGACGTTCGACCTGTTAGACGGCACGGTAGAGGGCCACGGCTTCGACGAGGAGGCGCTCGCGGTGTTGAACGTCACCGCGCCGCGGGAGAACCCCGACCACGTCTCCCTGCAGTTGGAGATGGACAACACGCAACTCGACGCCGTGAAACCCCACGCCGATTCGGTGACGCTCTCGGCGGACCAGGCCCGCGAACTCGCCGCCGAACTCGAAGAGTACGCCGAGAAAGTCGAGGCCGCGCAGTCCGAGTAA
- a CDS encoding DUF4385 family protein, whose translation MSEPVRGDVSEVEGGPEYDLNFREHPERYRHTSDERGAFKIEPYKGELLPDWTISDLGPAAEAAQAIHDRYREYRDADDFVGMDMARKYLQMGWTRSMRYAKYPGGQKYEDGREREPRTWYDPEKRRIARIYRFHLDRVRNDDAYARAKARHREQYGEN comes from the coding sequence ATGAGCGAGCCGGTCCGCGGCGACGTCTCGGAGGTCGAGGGCGGTCCCGAGTACGACCTGAACTTCCGCGAGCATCCCGAGCGCTACCGCCACACGAGCGACGAGCGGGGCGCGTTCAAGATAGAACCGTACAAGGGCGAACTGCTCCCCGACTGGACGATCTCGGACCTCGGCCCGGCCGCCGAGGCGGCTCAGGCTATCCACGACCGCTACCGGGAGTACCGCGACGCGGACGATTTCGTCGGGATGGACATGGCTCGGAAGTACCTCCAGATGGGGTGGACGCGGTCGATGCGCTACGCGAAGTATCCGGGCGGGCAGAAGTACGAGGACGGACGAGAACGGGAGCCGCGGACATGGTACGACCCGGAGAAACGCCGCATTGCCCGGATATATCGGTTCCACCTCGACCGAGTTCGGAACGACGACGCCTACGCGCGGGCGAAGGCGCGTCACCGAGAGCAGTACGGCGAGAACTAG
- a CDS encoding NADPH-dependent FMN reductase: MSETESRPLVVGVVGSLNDDSVTRLATERALAAAADRGAETELLDLRDYELPVFDPNADPPAGVAELTDRIEAADSVLLGTPMYHGSYASPLKTALDYAGFDEFEATTVGLLVVAGGSYPLPALDHLRSVCRALDAWVLPHQAAVTGSHGIDGELPEGDRGRVEELGEQAVAYADIEPADPEAQSPPAPADD, translated from the coding sequence ATGTCCGAAACCGAGTCCCGGCCGCTGGTCGTCGGCGTCGTCGGGAGCCTGAACGACGATAGCGTCACTCGACTGGCCACGGAACGCGCGCTCGCGGCCGCCGCGGACCGCGGCGCCGAAACCGAGCTACTGGACCTCAGAGACTACGAATTACCGGTATTCGATCCGAACGCCGACCCCCCGGCGGGCGTCGCCGAGCTGACCGACCGTATCGAGGCCGCCGACTCGGTCCTGCTGGGGACGCCGATGTACCACGGCTCCTACGCCTCCCCGCTGAAGACCGCCCTGGACTACGCCGGCTTCGACGAGTTCGAGGCGACGACCGTGGGTCTGCTGGTCGTCGCCGGCGGGAGCTACCCGCTTCCGGCGCTGGACCACCTCCGGTCTGTCTGTCGCGCTCTCGACGCGTGGGTACTCCCCCATCAGGCGGCCGTCACCGGCTCTCACGGCATCGACGGCGAACTGCCGGAGGGCGACCGCGGTCGGGTCGAGGAACTCGGCGAACAGGCGGTCGCCTACGCCGACATCGAGCCGGCCGACCCCGAGGCGCAGTCGCCGCCCGCCCCGGCCGACGATTAA
- a CDS encoding helix-turn-helix transcriptional regulator, whose product MTEDPRATLSPEEAFGLVGHELRISILRALGEAERQRLSFSVLRERVGERDSGKFNYHLSKLESRFVAKTDDGLYALTYPGHRVVDAIQGGAFHRRDGRDSEPLSGSCIDCGGGLAFTYRTIEGGRVACRECGLRHLRHPFDPGGLVDRSGDEIGRAFDRVARSAWARAHAECCPVCSGQVTRQFSDGPPAKAVAVRGHSVVVGYDCQRCSYHSYVPPGAVLLTHPGVQGFCYENGVDLRERPVWELPFVVDPEAVTVRATDPWAVAVRVAPGDAERVAVLDGTGAVTAFD is encoded by the coding sequence ATGACCGAGGACCCACGGGCGACCCTCTCGCCGGAGGAGGCGTTCGGGCTGGTGGGCCACGAACTCCGCATCTCCATTCTCCGAGCGCTGGGCGAGGCCGAGCGACAGCGGCTCTCCTTCTCGGTGTTACGCGAGCGGGTCGGAGAGCGGGACAGCGGCAAGTTCAATTACCACCTCTCGAAGCTCGAGAGCCGGTTCGTCGCGAAGACCGACGACGGTCTGTACGCGCTGACCTATCCGGGTCATCGCGTCGTCGACGCGATTCAGGGCGGCGCGTTCCATCGACGGGACGGCCGCGACAGCGAGCCGCTATCGGGGTCGTGCATCGACTGCGGCGGCGGACTGGCCTTCACGTACAGGACGATCGAAGGCGGACGCGTCGCCTGTCGGGAGTGCGGGCTCCGTCACCTCCGCCATCCCTTCGACCCCGGCGGTCTCGTCGACCGGAGCGGCGACGAGATCGGCCGCGCCTTCGACAGAGTCGCGCGGTCGGCGTGGGCCAGGGCGCACGCGGAGTGCTGTCCGGTGTGTTCCGGCCAGGTCACGCGGCAGTTCAGCGACGGCCCGCCGGCGAAGGCCGTCGCGGTCCGGGGCCACTCCGTCGTCGTCGGCTACGACTGCCAGCGGTGCAGTTACCACAGCTACGTCCCGCCGGGAGCAGTACTGTTGACCCACCCCGGCGTCCAGGGCTTCTGTTACGAGAACGGGGTCGACCTGCGCGAGCGCCCGGTCTGGGAACTCCCGTTCGTGGTCGACCCGGAGGCCGTGACGGTCCGCGCGACCGACCCGTGGGCGGTCGCCGTTCGGGTCGCTCCCGGTGACGCGGAGCGGGTCGCCGTGCTCGACGGGACGGGCGCGGTCACGGCGTTCGATTAA
- a CDS encoding aryl-sulfate sulfotransferase, whose translation MERARRGVALVAVSLLLFSSTLVAGAVTAPDRGIGGESYDTANASTNTSANVTGTLVGSHGGGPGWHGKGSVYLIRDGAIAWQEGSADSYFDVTRLPNGTVMAGFMHSGYETGCAPYDAPCTKTGFRIIDPHAAGGPTVLSEYAFPVRTGKNSETHDVERLEPGVFLLSDMEHERIFILEDGEITWQWNASRFYDAPPDATRHDWLHINDVDAISDTRYLVSVRNSNQLLVVERGEGVVEVVNADRGTDDEACRGGGKQLLDFDDDGEVRCGDPSVMDHQHNPQWLGPGAILVADSGNDRVVELHKRGDRWVPVWSLESAGGMDLNWPRDADRLDNGNTLVTDTLNKRVFEVTEDGTVVWSTGTPSNSPIPYEAERLPEGERAGATAYEPSGEGVQTVDNGIPGLSLALIGLRAVAPQTPFWFVEIHLAVSLVSLVGVVVGSADWFRQRR comes from the coding sequence ATGGAACGTGCCAGGCGCGGTGTCGCCCTCGTCGCGGTCAGCCTCCTGCTGTTCTCCAGCACGCTCGTCGCCGGTGCGGTGACGGCTCCCGACCGGGGCATCGGCGGCGAGAGCTACGATACCGCAAACGCCAGCACGAACACTAGCGCGAACGTCACCGGAACGCTCGTCGGCTCTCACGGCGGCGGTCCCGGCTGGCACGGCAAGGGCAGCGTCTACCTCATCAGAGACGGCGCGATCGCGTGGCAGGAGGGGAGCGCCGACAGCTACTTCGACGTGACGCGGCTCCCCAACGGAACGGTCATGGCGGGGTTCATGCACTCGGGCTACGAGACCGGCTGTGCGCCCTACGACGCGCCGTGCACCAAGACCGGCTTCCGCATCATCGACCCTCACGCCGCTGGCGGGCCGACGGTCCTCAGCGAGTACGCCTTCCCGGTCCGAACCGGCAAGAATAGTGAGACGCACGACGTCGAGCGGCTGGAACCGGGCGTGTTCCTCCTCTCCGACATGGAACACGAGCGCATCTTCATCCTGGAGGACGGCGAGATAACGTGGCAGTGGAACGCCTCGCGGTTCTACGACGCGCCGCCGGACGCGACGAGACACGACTGGCTCCACATCAACGACGTGGACGCCATCAGCGACACGCGCTATCTCGTCTCGGTGCGCAACTCCAACCAACTGCTCGTCGTCGAGCGCGGCGAGGGCGTCGTCGAGGTCGTCAACGCGGACCGCGGTACCGACGACGAGGCCTGCAGGGGCGGCGGCAAACAGCTCCTGGACTTCGACGACGACGGCGAGGTCCGCTGTGGCGACCCGAGCGTGATGGACCACCAACACAACCCCCAGTGGCTCGGTCCCGGCGCGATACTGGTCGCCGACTCGGGCAACGACCGCGTGGTCGAGCTCCACAAGCGAGGCGACCGCTGGGTGCCGGTCTGGTCGCTCGAGAGCGCCGGCGGCATGGACCTCAACTGGCCGCGGGACGCCGACCGGCTCGACAACGGTAACACGCTCGTGACGGACACGCTGAACAAGCGCGTCTTCGAGGTGACGGAAGACGGCACCGTCGTCTGGAGCACCGGAACGCCGAGCAACTCCCCGATACCCTACGAGGCCGAGCGGCTCCCCGAGGGCGAGCGCGCCGGCGCGACCGCCTACGAGCCCTCGGGTGAGGGGGTCCAGACGGTAGATAACGGCATTCCGGGGCTCTCGCTCGCGCTGATCGGTCTCCGGGCCGTCGCCCCACAGACGCCGTTCTGGTTCGTCGAGATCCACCTGGCGGTCTCGCTGGTGTCGCTCGTCGGCGTCGTCGTCGGAAGCGCGGACTGGTTCCGGCAGCGGCGATAA
- a CDS encoding Hvo_1808 family surface protein codes for MRRELLLALTIVLAGCTVPSFGGSGSDHPATPEGGDTLGWENGYWYDDPVDVTTEDGLNASEREAVVARTMARLERIREREFTQDVPVEVISRAEYRNRSRGNQSGAAGPPADPWNDQVWESLLLIGEDEGSSEAIDSALSTSVQGFYSPSRDRIVIVSPTETPQVDRGTLSHELTHALQDQQFGLNTSAETQDTQLSTDGAIEGEANYVQALYRNRCDQQWSCIENPEASGGGGGGSSSMNPGLFTVIIQPYVSGPRFVDSIREEGGWEAVDALHRQYPNSTEQVIHPDRYPDEEPVELTVPDRSNDEWSRFDHDPVGDTVGEASIFATMYHNNQTDADRYSYVSDPSEGWAGDKVVPYKDGSGGGGYVWVSTWDSEADAREFSQAYRAALVEEHGASQPRENVYVVPESSSFEDAFRITRTGDTVRIVNGPTVDDLSAIHRPQ; via the coding sequence ATGCGTAGAGAGCTACTACTCGCACTGACTATCGTGCTGGCCGGCTGTACCGTCCCCTCCTTCGGCGGGAGCGGGAGCGACCACCCTGCGACCCCGGAGGGGGGTGACACGCTCGGCTGGGAGAACGGCTACTGGTACGACGACCCCGTGGACGTGACGACCGAGGACGGCCTCAACGCGAGCGAGCGCGAGGCCGTCGTCGCCCGGACGATGGCCCGTCTCGAACGGATACGCGAGCGGGAGTTCACGCAGGACGTCCCCGTCGAGGTCATCTCGCGGGCGGAGTACCGCAACCGCTCGCGGGGCAATCAGAGCGGGGCCGCCGGGCCGCCGGCGGACCCGTGGAACGATCAGGTGTGGGAGTCCCTGCTGCTCATCGGCGAGGACGAGGGGAGCAGCGAGGCCATCGACAGCGCGCTCTCGACCTCCGTTCAGGGCTTCTACTCGCCGAGCCGGGACCGCATCGTCATCGTCAGCCCGACGGAGACGCCGCAGGTCGACAGAGGGACGCTCTCGCACGAGCTCACCCACGCCCTGCAGGACCAGCAGTTCGGGCTGAACACCTCCGCTGAGACCCAGGACACCCAACTGTCGACGGACGGGGCCATCGAGGGCGAGGCCAACTACGTGCAGGCGCTCTACCGGAACCGCTGTGACCAGCAGTGGTCCTGTATCGAGAACCCCGAGGCGAGCGGCGGCGGTGGCGGCGGTAGCAGTAGCATGAACCCCGGACTGTTCACCGTCATCATCCAGCCGTACGTCTCGGGGCCGCGATTCGTCGACAGCATCCGCGAGGAGGGCGGCTGGGAGGCCGTCGACGCGCTTCACCGCCAGTACCCCAACAGCACCGAACAGGTCATCCACCCCGACCGCTACCCCGACGAGGAACCCGTCGAACTCACCGTCCCCGACCGCTCGAACGACGAGTGGTCGCGATTCGACCACGACCCGGTCGGCGACACCGTCGGCGAGGCCTCCATCTTCGCCACGATGTACCACAACAACCAGACCGACGCCGACCGCTACTCCTACGTGAGCGACCCCTCCGAGGGCTGGGCCGGCGACAAGGTCGTCCCGTACAAAGACGGATCCGGCGGCGGCGGCTACGTGTGGGTCAGCACGTGGGACAGCGAGGCGGACGCCCGTGAGTTCTCACAGGCCTATCGGGCCGCGCTGGTCGAGGAACACGGCGCGAGCCAACCGCGGGAGAACGTCTACGTCGTCCCCGAGTCCAGTTCCTTCGAGGACGCCTTCCGGATCACCCGGACGGGCGACACCGTTCGTATCGTCAACGGACCGACGGTCGATGACTTGAGCGCTATCCACCGACCCCAGTGA
- a CDS encoding nicotinate phosphoribosyltransferase: MTDEFDVISPETIREGRATDAYFDRTMEALEHAGKNPDVVAEVTASQFATGEWNLLAGLKDAAALLDGRAVDADAIPEGRLFDGGPVMRIEGPYREFCRLETALLGFLSHPTGVATRALETRHAAPDSTVLSFGSRHVHPSLGAMIERSALLGGLDGFSNVAAEDATGRTAGGTMPHALVICFGRGNQEEAWRAFDEGVPAETPRIALTDTYSDEVDEAVRAAETIEDLDGVRIDTTGSRRGDFRHILREVRWSLDAHGHGDVDVFASGGLGPEQLRDLRDVVDGFGVGSYVSNADPLDFALDIVEVEGELAAKRGKLTGKKAVYRTADGGHHIGLADREAPEDAESLMEPLIRDGEIVREFDLDAAIDRAAADAEAVGFTSENAEAE; this comes from the coding sequence ATGACCGACGAGTTCGACGTTATCTCGCCCGAGACCATCCGCGAGGGTCGGGCGACCGACGCCTACTTCGACCGGACGATGGAGGCTCTAGAGCACGCGGGGAAAAACCCCGACGTGGTCGCCGAGGTGACGGCCAGCCAGTTCGCCACCGGCGAGTGGAACCTCCTGGCCGGCCTGAAAGACGCCGCGGCGCTGCTGGACGGGCGAGCCGTCGACGCCGACGCGATCCCCGAAGGGCGACTGTTCGACGGCGGTCCCGTGATGCGCATCGAGGGGCCGTACCGGGAGTTCTGCCGGCTGGAGACCGCACTACTCGGCTTTCTCTCCCACCCGACCGGCGTGGCGACGCGCGCCCTGGAAACTCGCCACGCCGCGCCCGACTCGACGGTGCTCTCCTTCGGGTCGCGGCACGTCCATCCGTCGCTGGGCGCGATGATAGAGCGCTCGGCCCTGCTGGGCGGCCTCGACGGCTTCTCGAACGTCGCCGCCGAGGACGCGACCGGCCGGACGGCCGGCGGGACGATGCCCCACGCGCTGGTCATCTGCTTCGGCCGCGGCAACCAGGAGGAGGCGTGGCGGGCCTTCGACGAGGGCGTCCCCGCGGAGACTCCACGAATCGCGCTGACCGACACCTACAGCGACGAGGTGGACGAGGCGGTGCGGGCCGCCGAGACAATCGAGGACTTAGACGGCGTACGTATCGACACCACCGGCTCTCGCCGCGGCGACTTCCGGCACATCCTCCGGGAAGTCCGCTGGTCGCTGGACGCCCACGGCCACGGGGACGTGGACGTCTTCGCCTCCGGCGGGTTGGGTCCCGAGCAGTTACGCGACCTACGGGACGTGGTCGACGGCTTCGGCGTCGGCAGTTACGTCTCGAACGCCGACCCGCTGGACTTCGCGCTGGACATCGTCGAAGTCGAGGGCGAACTCGCCGCCAAGCGCGGGAAGTTGACTGGTAAGAAGGCGGTGTACCGCACCGCCGACGGCGGCCACCACATCGGCCTCGCCGACCGCGAGGCCCCCGAGGACGCCGAGTCGCTCATGGAACCGCTGATTCGGGACGGCGAGATCGTCCGCGAGTTCGACCTCGACGCCGCCATCGACCGCGCCGCCGCCGACGCCGAGGCGGTCGGGTTCACGAGCGAGAACGCCGAGGCGGAGTAA
- a CDS encoding DUF3592 domain-containing protein, with protein sequence MLGPRRSVALLLAVALLLLGGWFAGQQYVAATTYERTAGTVQSAEMETSQRVGGGIRLGGDQYYRPNVTYSYRVEGRSYTGRNVALGGEVDTNARGRAAEVLNRYSTGEEITVHYDPDAPERAYLSRRFAFFPGGVLFAAGLLLLGDALTPRTRVIGFVLARIPLGPEGRRSDGEERRHAVPDDPTAILDGRGSPTSLSVSPEPVDAAPLTGRAAQAAWLAVGLGILATVVGFVAVSRPPYDETAIFTGVGAVLAFGRGAYQSLLG encoded by the coding sequence ATGCTCGGTCCCCGCCGGTCGGTCGCCCTCCTCCTCGCCGTCGCGTTGCTCCTCCTCGGCGGCTGGTTCGCCGGTCAGCAGTACGTGGCGGCGACGACCTACGAGCGGACGGCTGGAACGGTACAGTCCGCCGAGATGGAGACGTCCCAGCGCGTCGGCGGCGGTATCCGCCTCGGCGGCGACCAGTACTACCGCCCAAACGTGACCTACTCGTATCGGGTCGAGGGCCGGAGCTACACCGGACGGAACGTCGCGCTCGGCGGCGAGGTCGACACGAACGCGCGCGGTCGGGCCGCGGAAGTGCTGAATCGATATAGCACCGGAGAGGAGATAACGGTCCACTACGACCCGGACGCGCCCGAGAGGGCGTATCTCAGCCGTCGGTTCGCCTTCTTCCCCGGCGGCGTCCTGTTCGCGGCCGGACTACTGTTGCTCGGCGACGCGCTCACGCCGCGGACGCGAGTGATCGGGTTCGTCCTCGCGCGGATTCCGCTCGGTCCGGAGGGGAGACGAAGCGACGGCGAGGAGCGGCGACACGCCGTCCCCGACGACCCGACGGCGATACTCGACGGCCGCGGTTCGCCCACTTCTCTGTCGGTGTCGCCGGAACCGGTCGACGCGGCCCCACTGACCGGACGGGCGGCACAGGCGGCGTGGCTCGCGGTCGGGTTGGGAATCCTCGCGACCGTCGTCGGCTTCGTCGCCGTCTCTCGACCGCCCTACGACGAGACGGCGATCTTCACCGGCGTCGGCGCGGTGCTGGCGTTCGGCCGCGGAGCGTACCAATCGCTGCTGGGCTGA
- a CDS encoding cysteine hydrolase family protein, producing MQLDPTDTAVIVVDMQNGFCHPDGALYAPDSEAAVDPVAELVADAREAGASVVFTRDVHPPEQFEDAHYYDEFDRWGEHVLEGSWEAELVEDLDPREGDDELVVVKHTYDAFYQTQLEGWLDAHGVDDLVICGTLANVCVLHTASSAGLRDYRPILAEDAVGFIEADHREYALEHADWLFGEVTDRDAIEFAE from the coding sequence ATGCAACTGGATCCGACCGACACCGCCGTCATCGTGGTCGACATGCAGAACGGCTTCTGTCACCCCGACGGCGCGCTCTACGCCCCGGACAGCGAGGCGGCCGTCGACCCCGTCGCGGAGCTGGTCGCGGACGCCCGCGAGGCGGGCGCGAGCGTCGTCTTCACGCGGGACGTCCACCCGCCCGAACAGTTCGAGGACGCCCACTACTACGACGAGTTCGACCGCTGGGGCGAACACGTCCTCGAAGGCTCGTGGGAGGCGGAACTGGTCGAGGACCTCGACCCCCGCGAAGGCGACGACGAACTGGTCGTCGTCAAACACACCTACGACGCCTTCTATCAGACGCAACTGGAGGGGTGGCTCGACGCTCACGGCGTCGACGACCTCGTGATTTGCGGGACGCTGGCGAACGTCTGTGTCCTGCATACGGCCTCCAGCGCGGGCCTGCGCGACTACCGCCCGATCCTCGCCGAGGACGCCGTCGGGTTCATCGAGGCGGACCACCGCGAGTACGCCCTGGAGCACGCCGACTGGCTCTTCGGCGAAGTGACCGACCGCGACGCCATTGAGTTCGCCGAATGA
- a CDS encoding CPCC family cysteine-rich protein, whose translation MSTDAPGNPAARELGYCPCCGYRTLPQGAPGSYEMCPVCHWMDDPHQFGDADYVSDTNHVSLSTARENFREHGACAPEEADGSVAADEFDRDPNWPYDR comes from the coding sequence ATGTCCACCGACGCACCCGGGAACCCCGCGGCGCGGGAACTGGGCTACTGCCCGTGCTGTGGCTATCGCACACTCCCGCAGGGGGCACCGGGCTCCTACGAGATGTGTCCGGTCTGTCACTGGATGGACGACCCCCATCAGTTCGGTGACGCCGACTACGTCAGCGACACGAACCACGTCTCGCTCTCGACCGCGCGCGAGAACTTCCGCGAGCACGGGGCCTGCGCGCCGGAGGAGGCCGACGGCTCCGTCGCCGCCGACGAGTTCGACCGGGACCCGAACTGGCCCTACGACAGGTGA
- a CDS encoding ZIP family metal transporter, translating into MQSGFVEAFASLVGTDPLVMGLVGGIVIAGLNLLGASLVLVWRDPSERALDIALGFAAGVMLAAAFTSLILPGIEEYSGGNPIPTLLGVALGALFLDQADRFTPHAHYLLTGRKRTDAAAPAESLPGSDERLTGVVLFILAITLHNMPEGLAVGVGFGAAATDPSQLGGALSLMLAIGIQNVPEGLAVSVAAVNAGLDKRFYAVVAGVRAGVVEIPLAILGAVAVTVVEPLLPYAMGFAAGAMLFVISDEIIPETHRSGHERVATLGLMAGAIVMLYLDISLAG; encoded by the coding sequence ATGCAGTCGGGATTCGTCGAGGCGTTCGCGTCGCTGGTGGGAACCGACCCGCTCGTGATGGGACTGGTCGGTGGGATCGTCATCGCGGGACTGAACCTCCTCGGGGCGTCGCTCGTCTTGGTGTGGCGCGACCCCTCCGAGCGCGCACTCGATATCGCACTAGGGTTCGCCGCGGGCGTGATGCTGGCGGCGGCGTTCACGAGCCTCATCCTCCCCGGTATCGAGGAGTACTCCGGGGGCAACCCGATACCGACGCTACTCGGCGTCGCGCTCGGCGCGCTCTTCCTCGACCAGGCGGACCGCTTCACGCCCCACGCCCACTACCTGCTGACCGGTCGCAAGCGCACGGACGCCGCCGCCCCAGCGGAGTCCCTCCCCGGGTCGGACGAACGGCTGACCGGCGTCGTCCTGTTCATCCTCGCGATCACCCTCCACAACATGCCCGAGGGCTTGGCCGTCGGCGTCGGGTTCGGCGCGGCGGCGACCGATCCCTCGCAGCTCGGCGGCGCGCTCTCGCTGATGCTCGCCATCGGCATCCAGAACGTCCCCGAGGGACTGGCGGTGTCGGTGGCCGCCGTCAACGCCGGCCTCGACAAGCGCTTCTACGCCGTCGTCGCGGGCGTCCGAGCGGGCGTCGTCGAGATCCCGCTGGCGATCCTCGGGGCCGTCGCCGTCACCGTCGTCGAACCGCTCCTCCCCTACGCGATGGGCTTCGCCGCGGGCGCGATGCTGTTCGTCATCTCCGACGAGATAATCCCCGAGACCCACCGCAGCGGCCACGAGCGCGTGGCGACGCTGGGGCTGATGGCCGGCGCGATCGTCATGCTGTACCTCGACATCTCGCTGGCCGGGTGA
- a CDS encoding Hvo_1808 family surface protein produces MRRQSAVLVCAVTLLLAGCQGFGASETGTETERTQTPDAVFTLELEDGTSGAEGNGASGSSAESEIAPPDPERDRLGWEGGYWHNETLAVTTGDGLNESERRAVVARSMARVEFVRGLEFEERVPVEVVSREAFRANRSQRDGPGEALTRFDNAKFEALFLVGEDRDSIAVQESTLGSSVLGYYSPAEDRIVVVSDSPTPTIDEATLAHELVHAVQDQQFGLGGGDAATRDALQGRNGLVEGDAGATEARYTARCGQQWECLEGEPGGGSGGDDRHFGLSFLLYFPYSDGPGLIENLYERGGWAAVNDAYDEKPQGAREVIDPREYPEWEPREVSLEDRSSEEWTRVRPSADRDRPDYAVVGPSAIAASLAYTLTDDYNESAVVDPRTVFNYEENGSVDGSDPYNYALRSAEQWDGGRMYVYTDGSESAYVWRTAWEDEAAARTFAESWRTVIRHWGGARTADGNWVVAEDSPFTDAVAVHVEGETVTVVNAPSEAELREVYDA; encoded by the coding sequence ATGCGCCGTCAGTCCGCCGTCCTCGTCTGCGCCGTGACGCTCCTGCTGGCCGGCTGTCAGGGGTTCGGAGCGTCCGAAACGGGAACGGAGACCGAGCGGACACAGACGCCGGACGCGGTGTTCACGCTCGAACTCGAAGACGGGACGAGCGGGGCGGAGGGCAACGGCGCGAGCGGCAGTTCGGCTGAGAGCGAGATCGCGCCGCCGGACCCGGAGCGCGACCGACTCGGCTGGGAGGGCGGCTACTGGCACAACGAGACCCTCGCCGTCACAACCGGCGACGGCCTCAACGAGAGCGAGCGACGAGCCGTCGTCGCCCGATCGATGGCCCGCGTCGAGTTCGTCCGCGGACTGGAGTTCGAGGAGCGGGTGCCGGTCGAGGTCGTCTCCCGCGAGGCGTTCCGCGCGAACCGAAGCCAGCGCGACGGCCCGGGCGAGGCGCTCACGCGGTTCGACAACGCGAAGTTCGAGGCGCTGTTCCTCGTCGGCGAGGATCGCGACTCCATCGCCGTCCAGGAGAGCACGCTCGGGTCGAGCGTCCTCGGGTACTACAGCCCGGCCGAGGACCGGATCGTCGTCGTCAGCGACTCGCCGACGCCGACGATAGACGAGGCGACGTTGGCCCACGAACTCGTCCACGCCGTCCAGGACCAGCAGTTCGGCCTCGGCGGCGGCGACGCCGCGACCCGAGACGCCTTGCAGGGCCGCAACGGCCTCGTCGAGGGCGACGCGGGCGCGACGGAGGCCCGCTACACCGCTCGCTGCGGCCAGCAGTGGGAGTGTCTGGAGGGCGAACCCGGCGGCGGCAGCGGCGGTGACGACCGCCACTTCGGGCTCTCCTTCCTGCTTTACTTCCCATACAGCGACGGCCCCGGTCTGATCGAGAACCTGTACGAACGCGGCGGCTGGGCGGCGGTGAACGACGCCTACGACGAGAAGCCGCAGGGTGCACGCGAGGTCATCGACCCGCGGGAGTACCCCGAGTGGGAGCCGCGCGAGGTGTCCCTCGAAGACCGGTCGAGCGAGGAGTGGACGCGAGTCAGGCCCTCGGCCGACCGCGACCGCCCGGACTACGCCGTCGTCGGTCCGTCGGCTATCGCCGCGTCGCTGGCGTACACGCTGACCGACGACTACAACGAGTCGGCCGTCGTCGATCCCCGAACGGTGTTCAACTACGAGGAGAACGGCTCGGTCGACGGCAGCGACCCGTACAACTACGCGCTGCGGTCGGCCGAGCAGTGGGACGGGGGCCGCATGTACGTCTACACCGACGGATCGGAATCGGCCTACGTCTGGCGGACCGCCTGGGAAGACGAGGCCGCGGCCCGGACGTTCGCGGAGTCGTGGCGGACCGTCATCCGACACTGGGGCGGGGCCCGCACCGCCGACGGGAACTGGGTCGTCGCCGAGGACAGCCCCTTCACCGACGCCGTCGCCGTTCACGTCGAGGGCGAGACGGTCACCGTCGTGAACGCGCCGAGCGAAGCGGAACTCAGAGAGGTCTACGATGCGTAG